A genomic region of Halopelagius longus contains the following coding sequences:
- a CDS encoding monovalent cation/H+ antiporter complex subunit F: MVAEGTIVPVVDAAIALAVLLNLLCGYRAVRGPTIPDRVVALDAIATNVVAIAVLFAIKTDRGLFVTVSLVLAIIAFLSTVAVAKFVTEGDIIVTGE; encoded by the coding sequence ATGGTCGCTGAGGGGACGATAGTGCCGGTCGTAGACGCCGCAATCGCCCTCGCGGTGCTTCTGAACCTGCTGTGCGGCTACCGCGCGGTCCGGGGACCGACGATTCCCGACCGCGTGGTCGCGCTGGACGCCATCGCGACGAACGTCGTCGCCATCGCCGTCCTGTTCGCCATCAAGACCGACCGGGGCCTCTTCGTGACCGTCAGTCTCGTCCTCGCGATTATCGCGTTCCTCTCGACGGTCGCGGTCGCCAAGTTCGTCACCGAAGGCGACATCATCGTCACGGGAGAGTGA
- the mnhG gene encoding monovalent cation/H(+) antiporter subunit G — protein sequence MVGVEAIRTWVVVGLIVVGSFFLTVGTIGLLRLPNVYNRMHATSKPATIGTVSIFLAGFAYFGPGGPGLSSLVGIVFLFLTVPTGAHMISRAAEQIGVPFMGSVTWPGKSDDE from the coding sequence ATGGTCGGCGTGGAAGCGATACGGACCTGGGTAGTCGTCGGCCTGATCGTCGTCGGGTCGTTCTTCCTCACGGTCGGGACCATCGGCCTGCTGCGACTTCCGAACGTGTACAACCGGATGCACGCGACGAGCAAGCCGGCGACCATCGGGACGGTCTCCATCTTCCTCGCGGGGTTCGCGTACTTCGGCCCCGGAGGTCCCGGCCTCTCGTCGCTCGTCGGTATCGTCTTCCTGTTCCTGACGGTGCCGACCGGCGCGCACATGATATCGAGGGCGGCGGAACAGATCGGCGTCCCGTTCATGGGGTCCGTGACGTGGCCCGGCAAATCCGACGACGAGTAG
- the arcD gene encoding arginine/ornithine antiporter ArcD, with protein MPSLNLEPLTYEEIPSERRPSFLQALVPVLGVVLFLGVGSGYLKLAPHGPLLWSIVLTGAVGKYWLGYSWDDLYEGVADSLLMGLQAILILFVIYALIATWISAGTIPGLMYYGLEVLTPKIFLPATALLAMVVAFSIGSSWTTAGTLGVAFIGIGSGLGISPPMTAGAILSGAYAGDKQSPLSDTTNLAAAVTNIDLYDHIRAMRNGTVLAFGLSVLLYAGLGLRAAGAIPAGRVAEIQGALAGTYDLSALVFVPLVVTFGLALYGISALPTLVAGVFAGTFTTVLVQGRAFTASWEVFLNGTAPETGMTLVNDLLASGGLSGSAWTISVVVAALTLGGLLERTGVLAVLAHSLASVIFGPRSLVVGTGISAIFVNAFSAQQYMSIVVPGLTLRNLYDEYGLEGEDLSRAIESAGTPTGALFPWHAGAVYMSAVFGVSTLAYVPFYFFAFLSPLVLFATAIFGGRYKQTGDADPAESPAAADD; from the coding sequence GTGCCATCTCTGAACCTCGAACCACTGACGTACGAGGAGATCCCGTCGGAGCGGCGTCCGAGCTTTCTGCAGGCTCTGGTCCCCGTTCTCGGGGTCGTCCTGTTCCTCGGCGTCGGCTCCGGATATCTGAAACTGGCCCCTCACGGGCCGCTCCTCTGGAGTATCGTGCTGACCGGCGCGGTGGGCAAGTACTGGCTCGGCTACTCGTGGGACGACCTCTACGAGGGCGTAGCGGACAGCCTGCTGATGGGCTTGCAGGCCATACTCATCCTGTTCGTCATCTACGCGCTCATCGCGACGTGGATCAGCGCCGGGACGATTCCCGGCCTCATGTACTACGGGCTCGAAGTGTTGACCCCGAAGATATTCCTGCCGGCGACGGCGCTGCTCGCGATGGTGGTCGCCTTCTCCATCGGGTCCTCGTGGACCACGGCCGGCACCCTCGGCGTGGCCTTCATCGGCATCGGCTCGGGCCTCGGCATATCCCCCCCGATGACCGCAGGCGCCATCCTCTCGGGCGCCTACGCGGGCGACAAGCAGTCGCCCCTCTCTGACACGACGAACCTCGCGGCCGCGGTGACGAACATTGACCTCTACGACCACATCCGCGCGATGCGCAACGGGACGGTTCTGGCCTTCGGCCTCTCGGTTCTGCTCTACGCGGGGCTGGGCCTGCGCGCCGCCGGCGCGATTCCCGCCGGCCGCGTCGCCGAGATTCAGGGCGCTCTCGCCGGGACCTACGACCTCTCCGCGCTGGTGTTCGTACCGCTCGTCGTCACCTTCGGGCTGGCGCTCTACGGCATCTCGGCGCTCCCGACGCTCGTCGCCGGCGTCTTCGCCGGCACCTTCACGACGGTCCTCGTGCAAGGTCGCGCGTTCACCGCCTCGTGGGAGGTGTTCCTCAACGGGACTGCTCCCGAGACGGGGATGACGCTCGTGAACGACCTGCTGGCCAGCGGCGGCCTCTCCGGGTCTGCGTGGACCATCTCGGTCGTCGTCGCGGCCCTCACGCTCGGCGGACTCCTCGAGCGAACCGGCGTCCTCGCCGTGCTCGCTCACTCGCTCGCGTCCGTCATCTTCGGTCCGCGCAGTCTGGTCGTCGGGACCGGTATCTCGGCCATCTTCGTCAACGCGTTCTCCGCCCAGCAGTACATGAGCATCGTCGTCCCGGGACTGACGCTCCGGAACCTCTACGACGAGTACGGGCTGGAGGGTGAGGACCTCTCGCGGGCTATCGAGTCCGCGGGCACTCCGACGGGTGCGCTCTTCCCGTGGCACGCCGGCGCGGTCTACATGTCGGCCGTCTTCGGCGTGAGTACGCTCGCGTACGTCCCGTTCTACTTCTTCGCGTTCCTCTCGCCGCTCGTCCTGTTCGCGACGGCTATCTTCGGCGGGCGGTACAAGCAGACGGGCGACGCCGACCCCGCCGAGTCGCCGGCGGCGGCCGACGACTGA
- a CDS encoding fumarylacetoacetate hydrolase family protein — protein sequence MRLARVRTPDGIRTGEYDDGTVTVDEDTYGIGDDGDATLLAPCEPSACYCVGRNFAATLDQMDYDVPDAPDWFIKPPASVHDPGAPVEYPSWTEELTYAGELAAVIGRQCHDIGEDEVDDAVRGYTILNDLDALDQPGRTARKAFDASAPLGPWIETDVDPSDIEMTTHVGGELRQEATTAQMLFSPAEVVSFLSERYTFRPGDVISFGSPANPGLVEPGEEVEIWYEGVGRLRNTVVEEA from the coding sequence ATGCGACTGGCACGCGTTCGCACGCCGGACGGCATCCGAACCGGCGAGTACGACGACGGGACGGTCACGGTGGACGAGGACACCTACGGTATCGGCGACGACGGGGACGCGACGCTTCTTGCGCCCTGCGAACCGTCGGCGTGTTACTGCGTCGGTCGGAACTTCGCGGCGACGTTGGACCAGATGGACTACGACGTTCCGGACGCCCCCGACTGGTTCATCAAACCGCCCGCGTCGGTCCACGACCCCGGCGCGCCCGTCGAGTACCCCTCCTGGACCGAGGAGTTGACGTACGCCGGCGAGTTGGCGGCGGTCATCGGCCGGCAGTGCCACGATATCGGAGAGGACGAGGTCGACGACGCGGTTCGGGGGTACACGATTCTGAACGACTTGGACGCCCTCGACCAACCGGGCCGAACCGCGCGGAAGGCGTTCGACGCCTCTGCGCCCCTCGGGCCGTGGATCGAGACGGACGTCGACCCCTCGGACATCGAGATGACGACACACGTCGGCGGCGAACTCCGGCAGGAGGCGACGACCGCGCAGATGCTCTTTTCGCCCGCGGAGGTGGTGTCGTTCCTCTCGGAACGCTACACGTTCCGCCCCGGCGACGTCATCTCGTTCGGCAGTCCGGCGAACCCCGGCCTCGTCGAACCGGGCGAGGAGGTCGAAATTTGGTACGAAGGCGTCGGAAGGCTCCGAAATACGGTCGTCGAGGAGGCGTGA
- a CDS encoding aldo/keto reductase produces the protein MEYTTFGQTGATVSEICLGCMSFGTDWDEWTLDREESRELIERAIELGINFFDTANVYSYGESEEILGEVLAEYDRDEFVVATKVYGQMDDEDPNSGGLSRKTIEQELDDSLDRLGMDTVDLYQIHRWDYDTPVETTLRALDDAVRRGKVRHLGASSMWAHQFADALHTSESLGLERFVSMQNLYNLAYREEEREMLPLCEEEDIAVMPWSPLAAGFLTRPHEEFDATTRGEHEASLERGYTRGGGPEINERVQELAEEKGVKMAQIALAWQFHKEWVTTPIVGTSSVEHLEDAVEALDIDLSDSDVEYLEEPYEPVPVAGHD, from the coding sequence ATGGAGTACACCACGTTCGGACAGACGGGCGCGACGGTGAGCGAAATCTGTCTCGGCTGTATGAGCTTCGGAACCGACTGGGACGAGTGGACGCTCGACAGAGAGGAGAGCCGCGAACTCATCGAGCGCGCCATCGAGCTCGGAATCAACTTCTTCGACACCGCGAACGTCTACTCGTACGGCGAATCGGAGGAGATTCTCGGCGAGGTGCTCGCGGAGTACGACCGCGACGAGTTCGTCGTGGCGACGAAGGTGTACGGCCAGATGGACGACGAGGACCCGAACTCGGGCGGCCTCTCGCGGAAGACCATCGAACAGGAACTCGACGACTCCCTCGACCGGTTGGGGATGGACACGGTGGACCTCTATCAGATTCACCGGTGGGACTACGACACGCCCGTCGAGACGACGCTTCGAGCGTTGGACGACGCCGTCCGACGCGGGAAAGTCCGCCACCTCGGTGCGTCGTCGATGTGGGCCCACCAGTTCGCCGACGCCCTGCACACGTCCGAGAGCCTCGGACTCGAACGGTTCGTCTCGATGCAGAACCTCTACAACCTCGCGTACCGCGAGGAGGAGCGCGAGATGCTCCCCCTCTGCGAGGAGGAGGATATCGCGGTGATGCCGTGGAGTCCGCTGGCGGCGGGATTCCTCACGCGCCCGCACGAGGAGTTCGACGCGACGACGCGCGGCGAACACGAGGCGTCGCTCGAACGCGGCTACACCCGCGGCGGCGGCCCCGAAATAAACGAACGCGTGCAGGAGCTCGCAGAAGAGAAGGGCGTGAAGATGGCCCAAATCGCGCTCGCGTGGCAGTTCCACAAGGAGTGGGTGACGACGCCGATCGTCGGCACGTCGAGCGTCGAACACCTCGAAGACGCCGTCGAAGCGCTCGACATCGACCTCTCGGACTCGGACGTCGAGTACCTCGAAGAGCCGTACGAACCCGTCCCCGTCGCCGGACACGACTGA
- a CDS encoding SHOCT domain-containing protein has protein sequence MSLLRDRLLGLSVVTLLLSGTLLAVVLGYGALVLGSAFVTGASVVGAAFELAVPWVPLAGVALLGAVFGSVGFVYALARRASVPRGGRVQRLAEFAERTYPPLRKLGLSEAVSEPEPSPEEKAQDALEDLKRRYVAGEIDEREFERRVDRLVANDSVDDARAERERRETLREGRY, from the coding sequence ATGAGTCTCCTCCGCGACCGCCTCCTCGGCCTCTCCGTCGTCACCCTCCTGCTGTCGGGGACGCTTCTGGCAGTCGTCCTCGGGTACGGCGCGTTGGTCCTCGGGTCGGCGTTCGTCACGGGCGCGTCGGTCGTCGGCGCGGCCTTCGAACTCGCCGTCCCGTGGGTTCCGCTCGCTGGCGTCGCCCTCCTCGGTGCGGTCTTCGGAAGCGTCGGCTTCGTGTACGCGCTCGCCCGGCGCGCGTCGGTTCCGCGCGGCGGGCGCGTCCAACGCCTCGCGGAGTTCGCCGAACGGACGTACCCGCCGCTTCGAAAACTCGGCCTCTCGGAGGCGGTGTCCGAACCGGAGCCGTCCCCCGAGGAGAAGGCGCAGGACGCCTTGGAGGACCTGAAACGGCGGTACGTCGCGGGCGAGATAGACGAACGGGAGTTCGAACGGCGGGTCGACAGACTCGTCGCGAACGACTCGGTGGACGACGCGCGGGCGGAGCGGGAACGGCGCGAGACGCTCCGCGAAGGGCGGTACTGA